In Columba livia isolate bColLiv1 breed racing homer chromosome 25, bColLiv1.pat.W.v2, whole genome shotgun sequence, the following proteins share a genomic window:
- the LOC135576383 gene encoding ciliary microtubule associated protein 1A-like has protein sequence MDGAFVGTWRPHRPRGLISAQFTSPGPKYSVQGTTGYINHNPTKVKAPAYTCRGAKAPAEGGCSPGPRYYVEPSMTRTGKYVAPAYAITGLPRIKTEITPGPSDYSPEKSNRHIFKCPPEPSMAFRNRGVKTDFTPGPGTYTLPRVLGPNTAHTPASPCYSMKSRSQRDRYDADLAKTPGPAALPKIQLDVFKTRAPGYTMGTRTQLRDKTVKPGPADYRTGRVELIKPQSPAATFGLRHSVYTTPLILDV, from the exons ATGGACGGAGCTTTCGTGGGCACTTGGAGACCTCATCGCCCACGGGGCCTCATCTCGGCCCAGTTCACCAGCCCTGGACCCAAATACTCAGTCCAGGGGACAACGG GTTACATCAACCACAACCCCACCAAAGTCAAAGCCCCTGCGTACACCTGCAGAGGGGCAAAAGCTCCTGCGGAAGGCGGCTGCTCCCCAGGCCCTCGCTATTACGTGGAGCCCTCCATGACCAGGACTGGGAAGTACGTGGCTCCAGCCTACGCCATCACTGGACTTCCCAGGATAAAGACGGAGATCACACCTGGACCCA GCGATTACAGCCCGGAGAAGTCCAACCGACACATCTTTAAGTGCCCGCCTGAGCCATCCATGGCCTTCCGGAACAGGGGAGTCAAAACCGACTTCACTCCAG GTCCCGGCACCTACACCttgcccagggtgctgggccccAACACGGCGCACACGCCTGCCAGCCCGTGCTACTCCATGAAGAGCAGGAGTCAGCGGGATCGCTACGATGCTGATCTCGCCAAG ACCCCAGGCCCTGCGGCACTCCCAAAGATCCAGCTGGACGTTTTCAAAACCAGAGCTCCCGGGTACACCATGGGAACCCGAACTCAGCTCCGAGACAAGACGGTCAAACCGGGGCCGGCGGATTACCGCACGGGAAGG GTGGAGCTGATCAAGCCCCAGTCGCCTGCAGCCACGTTTGGACTGCGCCATTCCGTGTACACCACTCCCCTGATCCTCGACGTTTGA